A stretch of the Macrobrachium nipponense isolate FS-2020 chromosome 23, ASM1510439v2, whole genome shotgun sequence genome encodes the following:
- the LOC135200816 gene encoding troponin C, isotype gamma-like has protein sequence MDSLEPDQIETLRKAFESFDTDKQGYITCDTVSTILRMMGIKISDKNLAEVIAETDEDGSGQLEFEEFVELAAKFLIEEDEEALKAELKEAFRIYDKEGNGFITTEVLREILSELDNRLTPEDLDGIIEEVDEDGSGTLDFDEFMEMMSG, from the exons GACTCCCTCGAACCAGATCAAATTGAAA CGCTCAGGAAGGCGTTCGAATCCTTCGACACAGACAAGCAAGGCTACATCACTTGCGACACCGTCTCTACCATCCTGAGGATGATGGGCATCAAGATCTCCGACAAGAACTTGGCCGAAGTCATCGCCGAGACAGACGAAGACG GCTCTGGCCAACTTGAGTTCGAGGAGTTCGTGGAACTTGCTGCCAAGTTCCTGATTGAGGAGGACGAGGAAGCTCTGAAGGCCGAACTGAAGGAAGCCTTCCGTATCTACGATAAGGAAG GCAACGGCTTCATCACGACCGAAGTCTTGAGGGAGATCCTGTCTGAGTTGGACAACAGACTGACTCCCGAGGACCTGGACGGAATCATCGAGGAAGTCGACGAGGACGGGTCGGGGACGCTCGACTTTGACG AATTCATGGAGATGATGAGCGGCTAA
- the LOC135200812 gene encoding troponin C, isotype gamma-like, translating to MDSLEPDQIDALRKAFDSFDTEKQGFITADTVGTILRMMGVKISEKNLAEVIAETDEDGSGQIEFEEFIELSAKFLIEEDEEALKAELKEAFRIYDKEGNGFITTDVLREILSEIDNKLTATDLDGIIEEVDEDGSGTLDFDEFMEMMSG from the exons ATG GATTCACTTGAGCCTGATCAGATCGATG ccCTCAGGAAGGCCTTCGACTCCTTCGACACAGAGAAGCAGGGCTTCATCACCGCCGACACCGTCGGCACCATCCTGAGGATGATGGGAGTCAAGATCTCCGAGAAGAACTTGGCTGAAGTTATCGCTGAAACTGATGAAGACG GCTCTGGCCAGATTGAGTTCGAGGAGTTCATTGAGCTTTCTGCCAAGTTCCTGATTGAGGAGGACGAGGAAGCTCTGAAGGCCGAACTGAAGGAAGCCTTCCGTATCTACGATAAGGAGG GCAACGGCTTCATCACCACCGACGTCCTGAGGGAGATTCTGTCCGAGATCGACAACAAACTGACCGCTACTGATCTCGACGGCATCATTGAGGAAGTCGACGAGGACGGTTCCGGAACCCTCGACTTCGATG aatTCATGGAGATGATGAGCGGCTGA